From a region of the Balaenoptera musculus isolate JJ_BM4_2016_0621 chromosome 15, mBalMus1.pri.v3, whole genome shotgun sequence genome:
- the NKX2-4 gene encoding homeobox protein Nkx-2.4 — translation MSLSPKHTTPFSVSDILSPIEETYKKFGGAMDGAPPGLGAPLGAAAAAYRAPPTGPSSQAAAVAGMQPPHAMAGHNAAAAAAAAAAAAAAAATYHMPPGVPQFPHGAMGGYCNGGLGNVGELPAYTDGMRGGAAAAATGWYGANPDPRYSSISRFMGPSAGVNVAGMGSLPGIADASKSLAPLHAAAAAAPRRKRRVLFSQAQVYELERRFKQQKYLSAPEREHLASMIHLTPTQVKIWFQNHRYKMKRQAKDKAAQQLQQEVGLGPPPPSPRRVAVPVLVKDGKPCQNGAATPTPGQAGPQPPAPTPAPELEELSPSPPALHGPGGGLAALDAAAGDYGGGALGANLLYGRTW, via the exons ATGTCGTTGAGCCCCAAGCACACGACGCCCTTCTCCGTGTCCGACATCCTGAGCCCCATCGAGGAGACCTACAAGAAGTTCGGCGGCGCCATGGACGGTGCGCCGCCCGGCCTGGGGGCGCCTCTGGGGGCCGCGGCCGCCGCCTACCGCGCGCCGCCGACCGGGCCCTCCTCGCAAGCGGCGGCCGTGGCGGGCATGCAGCCCCCGCACGCCATGGCGGGCCACaacgcggcggcggcggcggcggcggcagcggcggcggcggcggcggccgctaCCTACCACATGCCGCCCGGCGTCCCGCAGTTCCCGCACGGCGCCATGGGCGGCTACTGCAACGGCGGCCTGGGCAACGTGGGCGAGCTGCCCGCCTACACGGACGGCATGCGGGGCGGCGCGGCCGCCGCAGCCACCGGCTGGTACGGCGCCAACCCGGACCCGCGCTACTCGTCAA TCTCCAGGTTCATGGGGCCGTCAGCGGGAGTGAACGTGGCCGGCATGGGGTCGCTGCCGGGCATCGCGGACGCCTCCAAGTCTCTGGCGCCCCTGcatgcggcggcggcggcggcgccgcgGAGGAAGCGCCGCGTGCTATTCTCGCAGGCGCAGGTCTACGAGCTGGAGCGGCGCTTCAAGCAGCAGAAGTACTTGTCGGCGCCCGAGCGCGAGCACCTGGCCAGCATGATCCACCTGACGCCCACGCAGGTCAAGATCTGGTTCCAGAACCACCGCTACAAGATGAAGCGGCAGGCCAAGGATAAGGCGGCGCAGCAACTGCAGCAGGAGGTCGGCCTGGGCCCGCCACCGCCGTCCCCGCGCCGCGTGGCCGTGCCCGTGCTGGTCAAGGACGGCAAGCCCTGCCAGAACGGCGCGGCCACGCCGACGCCCGGCCAGGCCGGCCCGCAACCGCCCGCGCCGACGCCCGCGCCCGAGCTGGAGGAGCTGTCGCCCAGCCCGCCCGCGCTGCACGGCCCGGGGGGAGGCCTGGCGGCCCTGGACGCGGCGGCGGGGGACTACGGCGGCGGCGCGCTGGGCGCCAACCTGCTCTATGGCAGGACGTGGTGA